One region of candidate division WOR-3 bacterium genomic DNA includes:
- a CDS encoding glycosyltransferase family 4 protein, giving the protein MQIHVAVDAVGIKHSGGATVLLDLLAATLTDDRVSRITVFSSPRSTRNFDLPASGRLVEIEQPLPERSYVHRLLWLRRNLGRECARVGADVLFCATGIGTIPATTPYVTFVQQSLPFSREALQRCSAGLRLRMLVLRHLMEQSCANSWRVIVQTPTMLSWVAGAFRLKEERCLIVMPTARELPSIDAASPVLGEMMTTPVGQRILYVGNDSPYKNVDVAIRGLEYVRAAFPNAKLFITWPATDTVPRDNGVVCLGYLGKADLRKAYELATVLIQPSLVESGPLTMSEAMLVGTPVLVADRPYAHDMCEHAAVFFDPLNPRDFADKTVRLLQDSALRCELSRSGAALVAMRTTSRSYGGLLDVLVRAVQVSRLSRMARSNDSLPSP; this is encoded by the coding sequence ATGCAGATACACGTGGCCGTCGACGCTGTGGGCATCAAGCACAGCGGGGGCGCAACTGTTCTGCTTGACTTGCTCGCCGCCACGTTGACTGATGACAGAGTGTCCAGAATCACAGTGTTTAGTTCTCCGCGTTCGACGCGCAACTTCGACCTGCCTGCCTCTGGAAGGCTAGTTGAGATTGAACAACCGCTCCCCGAGCGTTCGTACGTGCATCGGCTACTTTGGCTCAGGCGGAACCTCGGAAGGGAGTGCGCGCGGGTTGGGGCCGATGTGCTGTTCTGCGCCACGGGCATTGGCACCATCCCTGCGACAACCCCGTACGTAACATTTGTCCAGCAGTCACTGCCGTTTTCGAGAGAGGCTTTGCAGCGCTGTAGCGCCGGGCTCCGCCTGCGCATGCTGGTCCTGAGACACTTGATGGAACAGTCATGCGCCAACTCTTGGAGAGTAATCGTCCAGACGCCCACCATGCTCTCATGGGTCGCCGGAGCCTTTCGTTTGAAAGAAGAACGGTGCTTGATAGTCATGCCGACCGCCCGCGAACTGCCCAGCATTGATGCCGCAAGCCCCGTGCTTGGTGAGATGATGACGACCCCAGTCGGCCAGCGCATCCTCTATGTAGGCAACGACTCGCCCTACAAGAATGTCGATGTGGCTATACGTGGTCTGGAATATGTTCGGGCGGCCTTCCCGAATGCCAAGCTGTTTATAACATGGCCCGCGACGGACACCGTTCCTCGGGACAACGGCGTCGTTTGCCTCGGCTACCTGGGCAAAGCGGACCTCCGGAAGGCATATGAGCTGGCCACGGTGCTAATTCAGCCATCGCTGGTGGAATCGGGCCCCCTAACGATGTCCGAGGCGATGCTTGTAGGGACTCCAGTGTTGGTCGCGGATCGGCCCTACGCTCACGACATGTGTGAGCACGCGGCCGTCTTCTTCGATCCGTTGAATCCGAGAGACTTCGCCGACAAGACAGTCCGGCTGTTGCAGGATTCCGCCCTGCGTTGCGAGTTGTCTAGGAGCGGAGCCGCCCTCGTGGCGATGCGAACCACAAGCAGGTCGTATGGTGGGCTGCTGGACGTTCTTGTGCGGGCTGTACAAGTGAGCCGTCTCTCGCGCATGGCACGCTCTAACGACAGTTTGCCGAGTCCTTGA
- a CDS encoding glycosyltransferase family 4 protein translates to MKLVLWTNMLAIHRSADMRALAQMGHDVTVVAGCEVIGARRTLGWSVPDVAPARTIVDPSAETIDRLSTMNDNDTVHLIGGLKSRTLGRGAFEACRKAGTRIALGCEGGDPRGIKGLARRMVHAADRVRFGKDVDFMLAMGRNGVTWYRKRGWPADKVFNYAYTTEKPATVPSEHGNSSAGSHFRIAYLGQLIHRKGVDVLIKAFGRLRTHDSEFLVIGDGPLRGEYERLASHHGIGSRTVFLGAMANQAALCQLADSDVLVLPSRFDGWGAVVNEALMRGVPVVCSDRCGASDLVAAPWRGEVFQSGSVSALTDALEKWIARGKKTPEASERIKAWSHCIEGQSVAAYFLDVVSASAGLRPRPTPPWLCEGNSSRH, encoded by the coding sequence ATGAAGCTGGTGCTTTGGACCAATATGCTGGCCATCCACCGGTCGGCGGACATGAGGGCCCTTGCACAGATGGGGCACGACGTTACGGTGGTGGCCGGGTGTGAGGTCATCGGGGCTCGCAGAACTCTCGGCTGGAGCGTGCCGGACGTCGCGCCGGCGCGCACGATCGTCGACCCAAGTGCGGAAACGATCGACAGGCTCTCCACGATGAATGACAATGATACTGTGCATCTGATCGGAGGATTGAAGAGCCGTACGCTTGGTAGGGGTGCCTTCGAGGCCTGCCGTAAGGCGGGAACACGCATTGCGTTGGGTTGCGAGGGAGGCGATCCTCGCGGAATCAAGGGGCTCGCCAGGCGTATGGTGCATGCAGCCGATCGGGTGCGCTTCGGTAAGGATGTCGACTTCATGCTGGCGATGGGGCGAAATGGCGTGACCTGGTATAGAAAGCGAGGTTGGCCGGCAGACAAAGTCTTCAACTACGCATACACGACAGAGAAGCCCGCAACGGTTCCTTCTGAGCATGGCAACTCCTCTGCAGGAAGCCACTTCAGGATCGCCTATCTGGGGCAGCTCATCCACCGAAAGGGTGTGGACGTGCTAATCAAGGCGTTCGGGCGCCTTCGGACACACGACAGCGAGTTCCTAGTCATAGGTGATGGGCCTCTGCGCGGCGAGTACGAGCGCCTCGCATCGCATCATGGCATCGGAAGCAGGACTGTCTTTCTGGGAGCCATGGCAAACCAGGCAGCTCTTTGTCAACTTGCAGACTCTGATGTCCTTGTGCTGCCGAGTCGTTTCGACGGTTGGGGAGCGGTCGTGAATGAAGCCCTCATGAGGGGCGTACCGGTGGTGTGCAGCGACCGCTGCGGAGCGTCAGACCTGGTGGCCGCCCCTTGGCGCGGAGAGGTCTTCCAGAGTGGTTCTGTGAGTGCGCTGACTGACGCGCTTGAGAAGTGGATTGCGCGGGGGAAGAAGACGCCGGAGGCGAGCGAACGCATCAAGGCGTGGTCTCACTGCATTGAAGGGCAGTCGGTCGCCGCGTACTTCCTTGATGTCGTTTCTGCCTCCGCCGGGCTGCGGCCGAGGCCGACACCCCCATGGCTCTGCGAGGGAAATAGCTCTCGACACTAG
- a CDS encoding polysaccharide deacetylase family protein, which translates to MRFARTAQRRAVLAKALVSRMAGWTPWARIPERDLVVLNYHGTQRRFMRNLEEQLSFYRSNFRVISPADLDSFFGTQVSAAGGPLLLLNFDDGIRNNLYAADLLERTGIHAFFHVVPAFIDTPEEEQSRYFIERIRPSIDPEIDAKPEDLTAMSWQDLGDLARAGHEVGSHSFTHLLRLQGLSSDSRRREIVDSRRRIAAGCGIAPDKVRAFCGPFDSLLSCGTAELALILDNYEYFFSTLYGSNCHPKDPYFIKRSNVEAFWSLEAVKFATGGLNRLRWRGRLMSFQNTLQKARRLSCGTQQGL; encoded by the coding sequence ATGAGATTTGCCCGCACAGCGCAGCGCAGAGCCGTTCTTGCCAAGGCACTTGTCTCACGGATGGCGGGCTGGACGCCATGGGCGAGAATCCCTGAGCGCGACCTGGTGGTTCTGAACTATCATGGTACCCAGAGGCGCTTCATGAGGAATCTTGAGGAGCAGTTGTCCTTCTACCGGAGCAACTTCCGGGTCATCTCACCGGCGGACCTCGATTCCTTTTTCGGCACACAAGTGAGTGCCGCCGGCGGACCGCTCCTCCTGCTGAACTTCGACGATGGAATCAGGAACAACCTCTACGCCGCAGACCTGCTTGAGCGCACGGGGATTCACGCGTTCTTTCACGTCGTCCCCGCGTTCATTGACACTCCCGAGGAAGAACAGAGCAGATACTTCATCGAGAGGATACGGCCGAGCATAGATCCCGAGATCGATGCCAAACCGGAGGACCTGACCGCAATGTCCTGGCAGGATTTGGGTGACTTGGCGCGAGCAGGTCACGAAGTTGGTTCCCATTCCTTCACGCACTTGCTGAGACTGCAGGGCTTGTCCTCTGATTCGCGGAGACGGGAGATCGTGGATAGCAGGCGTCGGATCGCGGCGGGTTGCGGGATCGCACCGGACAAGGTTCGGGCCTTCTGCGGGCCGTTCGATTCTCTGCTCAGTTGCGGGACGGCGGAGCTTGCCCTTATTCTCGACAACTACGAGTACTTCTTCTCCACGCTCTACGGGTCAAACTGCCATCCGAAGGACCCCTACTTCATCAAGAGGTCCAATGTCGAAGCATTCTGGTCGCTGGAGGCGGTGAAGTTCGCCACGGGCGGTCTGAATCGCCTGCGTTGGCGCGGTAGGCTCATGTCATTCCAGAACACTTTGCAGAAAGCCAGGCGGCTGTCCTGTGGCACGCAGCAGGGTTTATAG
- a CDS encoding GNAT family N-acetyltransferase, translating into MTRPGELRIGLFEPWMHNQVVDMISREYGVDWESQDRLTRAFYEHPYQRDSAIRIVALDDRKVVGFQSFFRWPYMLAGRMQNSYQSGNSIVHPDYRGQGIFRRLLTYMDVVRSTRSIDFVFGFPIEPSYGNLIRDGWSNTVDLNWLVLPLSPLSVLSRGTDLTRCTLGREREPTLCGPTWEGFILTQDPSFDSWRGGYMSRERRFFYHYAKGGRHARFDLKAKFRGRVKELVIGRPLTDCDDPAFVRGALDALVKKVRGERAFTILSIALNFKCREVGLLRILDQVGFMRIRKRIFFLVKDFTVGEALFNPELWKLYFDDIDTW; encoded by the coding sequence GTGACTCGGCCCGGCGAGTTGCGGATCGGGCTTTTCGAGCCGTGGATGCACAATCAGGTCGTGGATATGATCAGCCGGGAGTATGGCGTCGATTGGGAATCGCAGGACCGCTTGACAAGGGCCTTCTATGAACACCCCTACCAGCGTGACAGCGCCATTCGTATCGTTGCCTTGGACGATCGGAAGGTGGTCGGGTTCCAGAGCTTCTTTCGCTGGCCATATATGTTGGCTGGTCGGATGCAGAACTCATACCAATCCGGAAACTCCATCGTGCATCCAGACTATCGAGGACAGGGGATATTCCGCCGTCTTCTAACGTACATGGACGTAGTGCGCAGTACAAGATCGATCGATTTCGTCTTCGGATTCCCGATAGAGCCGTCCTACGGGAACCTCATCCGTGACGGATGGTCGAACACCGTCGACCTGAACTGGCTCGTGCTGCCCCTGTCGCCCCTCTCAGTGCTGAGCAGAGGAACAGATCTCACGAGGTGCACACTCGGAAGAGAACGGGAGCCCACGCTTTGTGGCCCCACTTGGGAAGGCTTCATCCTCACTCAGGACCCAAGTTTCGACTCGTGGCGCGGTGGCTACATGAGTCGGGAACGCCGTTTCTTCTATCACTATGCCAAAGGAGGGCGCCACGCGAGGTTCGACCTCAAAGCGAAGTTCCGCGGAAGGGTCAAAGAACTGGTGATCGGACGCCCGCTGACCGACTGTGATGACCCGGCCTTCGTGCGGGGCGCCTTGGATGCCCTTGTCAAGAAGGTTCGGGGGGAGCGAGCCTTCACGATCCTGTCGATTGCATTGAACTTCAAGTGCCGCGAAGTCGGCCTCCTCCGCATTCTCGACCAGGTGGGATTCATGCGAATCCGGAAGCGCATCTTTTTTCTCGTGAAGGACTTCACCGTTGGAGAGGCGCTCTTCAACCCCGAGCTCTGGAAGCTGTACTTCGACGACATCGACACTTGGTGA
- a CDS encoding glycosyltransferase gives MAGPNAPLVSVIILTRNRRLLLEKHLGALLQTLDPSMFELIVVDNASVDGSRDALNRLAESYPGLKLVLNPVNRGVAGGRNDGLRVAQGEYLVLLDDDTSMRPEVLRAVPSLFAARERCGLLAFKVLNPISGDWVNDHGTVARPVANFAGAAHALKREVLMRVGEFDELCTFGAEELDFSIRAHAAGYGTIYLPDMVAEHHSRPQPGGNDSLRAENWTYNFVRVLFKHFPRPMATLYGARFLIGVVIHECSRVGPWLAARLVNTAVRGRIDGIRVHRLVRPETVEFYRDTSLRPDFGNIPFSAKIRDRLRTRRAGRK, from the coding sequence ATGGCAGGCCCCAATGCCCCTCTGGTTTCGGTCATCATCCTGACTCGCAACCGTCGTTTGCTTCTCGAGAAACACCTCGGTGCACTTCTGCAGACGTTGGACCCGTCCATGTTCGAGTTGATCGTCGTGGACAATGCTTCCGTCGATGGTTCCCGGGACGCGCTCAACAGACTCGCGGAATCCTATCCGGGCCTCAAGCTGGTTCTGAATCCCGTGAACCGGGGCGTTGCGGGCGGGCGGAATGACGGTCTGAGGGTCGCGCAAGGTGAGTACTTGGTTCTTCTCGACGACGACACGTCAATGCGGCCGGAGGTACTGCGCGCGGTCCCAAGCCTTTTCGCCGCGCGTGAGAGATGCGGGCTACTGGCTTTCAAAGTCCTCAATCCGATCTCCGGTGATTGGGTCAACGACCATGGAACGGTGGCTCGACCAGTTGCCAACTTCGCTGGAGCCGCGCATGCGCTGAAACGCGAAGTGCTAATGCGGGTGGGAGAATTCGACGAGCTATGCACGTTCGGGGCGGAGGAGTTGGACTTCTCCATTCGAGCGCACGCAGCCGGCTACGGCACAATCTATCTGCCCGACATGGTCGCTGAGCACCATTCGCGTCCTCAACCCGGAGGAAACGATAGCTTGCGGGCCGAGAACTGGACATACAACTTCGTCAGGGTCCTATTCAAGCACTTTCCGCGGCCCATGGCAACGCTCTATGGCGCGCGTTTCCTCATCGGCGTGGTGATACACGAGTGTAGCCGAGTCGGCCCCTGGCTTGCTGCGCGGTTGGTGAATACCGCTGTGCGCGGCAGAATTGACGGCATTCGCGTACACAGGCTGGTGCGCCCCGAAACGGTGGAGTTCTATAGGGACACTTCGTTGCGGCCCGACTTCGGCAATATCCCCTTCAGCGCGAAGATCCGCGACAGACTGCGCACGCGCAGAGCAGGGCGCAAGTGA
- a CDS encoding glycosyltransferase family 4 protein, whose product MAPEFAQILSRSSVLNILPAPSHEELPSYLRGADILLLPESFNPKHANTNRLAVSSKSHLYMMSERPVLVYAPSETGVAEYAKREGWACLVETEGKAPLAGALLKLATDEVLQEKLVARGVEVARQNHDEAVIREKIRRALSSAAFIDDRAGGSAIPPHATERGPTD is encoded by the coding sequence GTGGCTCCCGAATTCGCACAGATCCTCTCGCGGTCCAGTGTTCTGAACATCCTCCCAGCGCCGTCTCATGAGGAGCTTCCGTCCTACCTGAGGGGAGCCGATATTCTGCTCCTTCCCGAGTCCTTCAACCCCAAGCATGCGAACACAAACCGGCTAGCGGTTTCATCAAAGAGCCATCTTTACATGATGAGCGAGAGACCGGTGCTAGTATACGCCCCCTCCGAGACCGGAGTGGCTGAGTACGCCAAGAGGGAGGGTTGGGCTTGCCTAGTCGAGACAGAAGGGAAAGCCCCGTTAGCCGGTGCCCTGCTCAAGCTGGCAACTGATGAAGTCCTGCAAGAGAAACTGGTGGCGCGAGGGGTTGAGGTGGCAAGGCAGAATCACGACGAAGCTGTGATTCGCGAGAAGATACGCAGGGCCTTGTCTAGTGCCGCATTCATCGATGACCGCGCCGGCGGATCGGCGATTCCGCCGCATGCTACTGAGAGGGGGCCAACCGACTGA
- a CDS encoding glycosyltransferase family 4 protein, producing the protein MRLLIYGDIGGSGGFVRHCKGLLGTGAIPSDMDIYFVCSTQFYEKLGRLDDGVRVITHHWPASRTRLKRYLWHLWAYPRLVRRLRPDVEFFPSGQLRVYLRKSVAVTMCRNLLPFDRAELEHYRGTPEYELFLRYRRNHAASFRRSAGVIFVSRHSREVVTSQVSGIRMSTVVPHGLDEAFRIQESRSYDIGSVVTVLYVSYLYHYKHGPELVRAVGLTRNQTGLNVRLRLVGGVSTSAAGPLERAIRQENAGGHVELIGPLDTKALLPEYRNADIFVFASSCECFPNTLLEAMGARLPIASSDRVGLPDILRDAGVYFDPESPESIAGTLTSLATNEEKRRICGQKAYERSIDFTWKRCAEETFAFLRRVWEDSQ; encoded by the coding sequence GTGCGGCTGCTCATCTACGGCGACATCGGTGGGAGCGGTGGGTTTGTCAGGCACTGCAAAGGGCTGCTCGGGACCGGTGCCATCCCTTCGGACATGGATATCTACTTCGTCTGCTCGACACAGTTCTACGAGAAGCTCGGACGGCTGGATGATGGAGTTCGTGTGATTACGCATCACTGGCCCGCAAGCCGAACCCGGCTGAAGCGGTATCTGTGGCACTTGTGGGCCTACCCGCGACTTGTGCGGCGGCTACGACCCGACGTTGAGTTTTTTCCCTCTGGGCAACTCCGTGTCTATCTCCGCAAGTCAGTCGCCGTCACGATGTGCCGAAACCTGCTGCCGTTCGACCGAGCCGAACTGGAGCACTACCGGGGCACTCCAGAGTATGAGCTCTTCCTCAGGTACCGCCGGAATCACGCCGCTTCCTTCCGCCGGAGTGCCGGTGTCATCTTCGTTTCACGACATTCACGGGAGGTCGTCACATCCCAAGTCTCCGGCATCCGGATGAGCACAGTCGTCCCGCACGGACTGGACGAAGCCTTCAGAATCCAAGAGTCGCGCTCCTACGACATTGGCAGCGTTGTGACTGTTCTGTACGTTTCGTACTTGTACCACTACAAACACGGGCCGGAACTGGTACGGGCGGTGGGGCTTACGAGGAATCAGACGGGGCTGAACGTTCGTCTGAGGCTCGTCGGCGGAGTCTCTACGTCAGCCGCCGGGCCGCTTGAGCGCGCAATCCGACAAGAGAACGCGGGCGGACATGTGGAACTCATCGGTCCGCTGGACACGAAAGCTCTCCTGCCTGAGTACCGGAATGCGGACATCTTCGTCTTCGCGTCCTCTTGCGAGTGCTTTCCGAACACGTTGTTGGAGGCAATGGGCGCGAGACTGCCAATCGCAAGCTCGGACAGGGTCGGCCTGCCCGACATCCTGCGGGACGCCGGCGTGTACTTCGACCCCGAGAGCCCTGAGAGCATTGCAGGTACGCTGACGTCGCTCGCCACAAACGAAGAGAAGCGACGAATCTGCGGTCAGAAGGCCTACGAACGCTCCATCGATTTCACATGGAAGCGATGCGCCGAGGAGACGTTCGCCTTTCTCAGACGCGTTTGGGAGGACAGCCAGTAG
- a CDS encoding O-antigen ligase family protein: MTRRTTPVAGSAGDALIGRSNFTSCTAAPAQEVQYADNLQLAAVVVYILSQGFTFPIVAFTRSMYLWPVLSDLATLFLVAVHLSRSQLVNPMDRTERSFWRLLVLGVTMALASTVYTSFTSPQGPTLAGLAGSYQTLRLVEFGVVWHCIRGMAFSPQHLARISSAVYAVTAFIVAVALGQATGLFPGAMLAAHLPADSPWGAVRSMNGPHRPFGPIGINAGGMVNYLTVFTALLLAGRKPAAAFRVPLIAVAAVVVFLTGSRGATVGFATMFVAASATSVRRFVFTLAAAIVFAVIAPRILGQTDEEVGAYAQRRSASILNRQQDPTLSGRTIRWTDTVQYVRSNPEVLITGIGWGMGEMGIPGVPGNAHNMYLQSLLEGGVLGLALYLMLLLTAFRLLRGSLPDLAGPRAAYAGLLVAGFTGEVLWPTFLNGHFLGFTFAMLAIAGAASRGYVQSSRTVWRTRVKTGSRQSLDVPRSTQRVEGSRG; this comes from the coding sequence ATGACTCGACGAACTACGCCTGTTGCTGGCTCAGCAGGAGATGCCCTGATAGGGAGGTCGAACTTCACCTCGTGCACGGCGGCGCCAGCCCAGGAGGTGCAGTACGCCGATAACCTCCAGCTAGCCGCAGTCGTTGTGTATATACTGAGTCAGGGTTTCACCTTCCCGATAGTCGCGTTCACGCGCAGCATGTACTTGTGGCCCGTACTGAGTGACCTGGCCACACTGTTCCTCGTCGCGGTGCACCTTTCCCGATCACAGCTCGTCAACCCCATGGACAGGACAGAGCGGTCCTTTTGGAGACTCCTTGTGCTCGGAGTAACGATGGCCCTTGCCAGCACCGTCTATACCAGCTTCACAAGTCCTCAGGGACCGACTCTCGCGGGCCTAGCCGGGAGTTACCAGACGCTCCGACTCGTCGAGTTCGGCGTAGTATGGCACTGCATCCGCGGCATGGCGTTTTCTCCTCAGCATCTTGCCAGGATCTCCAGCGCAGTCTATGCTGTGACGGCATTCATCGTGGCGGTTGCTCTCGGGCAGGCAACGGGACTGTTTCCAGGCGCGATGCTGGCCGCGCACCTGCCCGCCGACAGTCCGTGGGGAGCGGTGCGCTCAATGAATGGACCCCACCGCCCATTTGGCCCGATCGGCATAAACGCGGGCGGCATGGTAAACTACCTAACGGTCTTCACCGCACTCCTCCTCGCTGGCCGCAAACCGGCGGCGGCGTTCCGGGTCCCGCTCATAGCCGTTGCCGCCGTAGTGGTTTTCCTAACGGGGTCTCGTGGCGCAACTGTCGGCTTCGCAACTATGTTCGTGGCGGCATCTGCCACGAGCGTCAGGAGGTTTGTCTTCACGCTAGCCGCAGCCATCGTTTTCGCGGTGATCGCCCCCCGTATCCTAGGCCAGACTGACGAGGAGGTCGGCGCGTATGCGCAAAGACGGTCCGCATCAATACTGAATCGCCAACAGGATCCGACCCTGTCCGGACGCACAATCCGCTGGACCGATACAGTGCAGTACGTGCGATCCAACCCTGAGGTGTTGATAACCGGCATTGGGTGGGGTATGGGTGAGATGGGAATCCCAGGCGTCCCCGGCAACGCTCACAACATGTACCTGCAGTCCCTGCTGGAGGGGGGCGTCCTCGGGCTGGCGCTGTATCTCATGCTGCTTTTGACTGCATTTAGGCTGCTGCGTGGTTCCCTGCCAGACCTCGCTGGCCCTCGGGCTGCCTACGCGGGACTCCTCGTAGCGGGGTTCACGGGCGAAGTCCTGTGGCCGACATTCCTTAATGGGCACTTCCTGGGCTTCACCTTTGCCATGCTTGCGATAGCCGGTGCCGCATCCCGAGGATACGTTCAGAGCAGTCGGACGGTGTGGCGCACAAGAGTGAAGACAGGAAGTCGCCAATCCCTCGACGTGCCCCGTTCTACGCAGCGCGTGGAGGGTAGCAGAGGCTAA
- a CDS encoding glycosyltransferase family 1 protein yields MIRVLQVIGTTNVGGAETRVLEFAATLNSSEYHLDFCAFGPDPGAYDDRIRGLGFGITHCRVTRNILESSERFRLLLRDGRYDIIHCHVNHLSGIHLRAAAKEGVPLRIQHWRGANSPRPGVYWHWASKLLMAWTRRYATRIVAVSEGAMEAYMGAEWQRDPRATILYNGIDPQPFLVRYDRAETLSEFGIPLAAHVVIHVGSFLPAKNHEMLISVVQSVAERHGSVHFLLVGDGPLFGRIRSRVTDGGLEGSVHFAGLRRDVPRLLQASDCLLLPSKSEGLPGAVLEALAAGLPVVASDIGPLREIARESERVSLVPPGDAAAFADGVLTALAGQGNHTSRTGSIPPKFRFGMYVERMLGLYESRLLPSDRARRTPDRRSA; encoded by the coding sequence ATGATTCGCGTACTGCAGGTCATCGGCACAACGAACGTGGGAGGAGCAGAGACTCGTGTTCTCGAATTCGCGGCTACCCTGAACTCGTCCGAGTATCACCTCGACTTCTGCGCGTTCGGCCCTGACCCAGGGGCCTACGATGACCGGATTCGTGGGCTCGGCTTCGGAATCACGCATTGCAGAGTGACAAGGAACATCCTTGAATCATCCGAGCGTTTCCGACTGCTGCTCCGGGATGGCCGTTACGATATCATCCACTGCCATGTCAATCATCTCTCAGGAATCCATCTCCGGGCCGCGGCGAAAGAGGGCGTCCCACTTCGAATACAACACTGGCGCGGTGCAAATTCACCCCGCCCCGGCGTCTACTGGCACTGGGCCAGCAAGCTACTCATGGCATGGACCCGGCGATACGCAACAAGGATCGTCGCCGTTTCTGAAGGTGCGATGGAAGCCTACATGGGCGCGGAGTGGCAGAGGGACCCGCGCGCGACAATCCTGTACAACGGCATTGACCCCCAGCCATTTCTCGTTCGCTACGATAGGGCAGAGACTCTCAGTGAGTTCGGGATTCCGCTGGCCGCCCACGTAGTTATCCACGTTGGTAGCTTTCTGCCCGCTAAGAACCACGAGATGCTAATCTCCGTGGTTCAGAGCGTAGCCGAAAGACACGGAAGCGTGCATTTCCTGCTTGTTGGTGACGGTCCCCTGTTTGGGAGGATTCGCAGTCGCGTCACGGATGGAGGCCTGGAGGGCTCCGTTCACTTCGCCGGGCTGCGCCGCGACGTACCGCGCCTCCTGCAAGCAAGTGACTGCCTGCTCTTGCCGTCAAAAAGCGAGGGTCTGCCGGGTGCAGTTCTTGAAGCCCTTGCGGCTGGCTTGCCGGTCGTCGCCAGCGACATCGGGCCGCTTCGTGAGATCGCGAGAGAGTCGGAACGCGTGTCCCTCGTACCACCCGGCGACGCCGCTGCTTTCGCGGATGGGGTACTAACAGCACTCGCTGGTCAAGGCAACCACACAAGCAGAACCGGGAGTATTCCCCCAAAGTTCAGGTTCGGGATGTATGTGGAAAGGATGCTCGGGCTCTACGAGAGTAGATTGCTGCCAAGTGACAGAGCTCGGCGTACTCCCGACCGACGATCTGCGTAA
- a CDS encoding DUF362 domain-containing protein, whose protein sequence is MANKANPVYSAVRACLAAAGMDRSNYGLPSWNPLGSCIRPGETVLVKPNLVRHSNLSGQGLDCLVTHPAVLKPVLDYVLLARPARVIVGDAPVQGCDMGRLLQLSGHDSIAKHFAERCPPVEWVDFRMTTLTESGIQDQRAAPCRTEDDYIIFDLGKASLLQPLSRDPERFRVTMYNPDVLRKNHGPGVHRYAVAREAIAADVIVSVPKLKTHTKVGITAALKNTIGICGRKDFLPHHRKGSSLERGDCYAVPSRLKSYAESLLDVANRSDGLVRAAALFGARRARQMAEARGADRNIEGNWHGNDTIWRTCLDLNRILMYGREDGTLSEVPQRRTLFITDAIVAGEGEGPLSPVPRNLGTVTCSTNPVAADYVHAHLVGFDWRRLPVIREGFTGFTYPLAEFPNTEVTAFVNGELLVQPWAKWSGRPLVPPAGWRGYCELS, encoded by the coding sequence GTGGCGAACAAGGCGAATCCAGTCTACTCAGCGGTTCGGGCGTGCCTGGCAGCGGCAGGGATGGACCGGTCCAACTACGGTCTGCCCTCATGGAATCCTCTGGGCAGTTGCATCCGTCCCGGGGAGACGGTGCTTGTCAAGCCGAATCTGGTCCGTCACTCAAATCTGAGCGGCCAAGGACTGGATTGCCTCGTAACGCATCCGGCGGTGCTCAAGCCCGTGCTCGACTATGTTCTTCTTGCCCGTCCCGCGCGCGTCATAGTTGGTGACGCGCCTGTCCAAGGATGCGACATGGGGCGACTGCTGCAGCTTTCCGGACATGACTCGATTGCTAAGCACTTCGCCGAAAGATGCCCGCCCGTCGAGTGGGTCGACTTCCGTATGACTACGCTGACGGAATCCGGAATCCAAGATCAGCGGGCCGCGCCTTGCCGAACGGAAGACGACTACATCATCTTCGACTTGGGGAAAGCCAGCCTTCTACAGCCGCTCTCACGCGATCCCGAGAGATTCCGCGTGACCATGTACAACCCGGACGTTCTCAGGAAGAACCACGGGCCCGGTGTGCATCGCTACGCGGTCGCGCGCGAAGCAATCGCGGCGGATGTTATTGTCAGCGTCCCGAAGCTAAAGACTCACACGAAGGTTGGCATCACGGCTGCGCTGAAGAACACTATCGGTATCTGCGGACGGAAGGACTTCCTCCCGCATCATCGCAAGGGGAGTAGCCTTGAGCGGGGCGACTGCTATGCCGTCCCCTCTCGCCTGAAGAGCTACGCAGAAAGCCTCTTGGACGTCGCCAATCGCTCGGACGGGCTTGTTCGAGCAGCGGCCCTGTTCGGCGCACGCCGAGCGCGGCAGATGGCGGAGGCCCGCGGGGCGGACCGCAATATTGAAGGCAATTGGCACGGCAACGACACGATCTGGCGCACTTGCCTCGACCTGAATCGCATTCTCATGTACGGCAGAGAGGACGGCACACTGTCCGAAGTGCCGCAACGGCGCACGCTCTTCATCACCGACGCGATCGTGGCTGGTGAAGGCGAGGGTCCTCTGTCTCCCGTCCCTAGGAATCTTGGCACTGTGACATGTTCCACCAATCCCGTTGCTGCAGACTATGTCCACGCACATCTTGTCGGTTTCGACTGGCGGCGGCTGCCGGTTATTCGTGAAGGATTCACGGGATTCACATACCCGTTGGCAGAATTCCCAAACACCGAAGTCACCGCGTTCGTCAACGGCGAGCTTCTCGTCCAGCCCTGGGCCAAATGGTCTGGGCGGCCTCTTGTCCCGCCTGCCGGTTGGCGAGGGTATTGTGAGCTCTCCTGA